The Oncorhynchus nerka isolate Pitt River linkage group LG9a, Oner_Uvic_2.0, whole genome shotgun sequence genome has a segment encoding these proteins:
- the iqub gene encoding IQ motif and ubiquitin-like domain-containing protein, giving the protein MSEEDAETSWLNGIADEQNVKKEGIGPEAELDESQVESNTTEHPLPDVQDSDTGVKTETGELVGETVHKSTFLTSGEEDTVEATAQADLPEDSSEDGASPKKTTFSNEVGNSTATVKIMLMPEGHMMTMAFAIGLTVKELKYHFATELKVPSELIQISQSGRMVEDHRTLVELGVQPHGTIQLEMTSSDPENHPIRPVKPQQDYNMPDVITVRVQTDPETETFQDVVVEIERATHRKAFLGGYRHKATETEYHHAAVQTIAKRKPIRGVGTFSRDTQTVTVKSQSQQCTNSTSTQMTKIGCYVSNMEDKLISPGSYITAAQYHSKRLRAVITLQMYTRRWQAKRITDQLRQDRELRLAWMEREGRRKREEKEEQIKAEYHRRMNPQCRDDFALLYSALEKWRKEEVEHIDATLDGAERKAALCALLEQESQLIASIGRHRIAAGERNYDKAVQAFLEKCAAPKRWRAFDGKMTQVDTQYTIRAKELRDLYSSINLHYLNQEERLDVLLTLKHTVKEHDCKLTQNIVELIDREADLLMRGVKETNLEGLRKRISTLFLQYIKTPTFNPEVAKLLKVPQDPAQLRKNIYFCRGCSRYLLSTDFALTANARLVGKCRSCSELDNEARRREDFSHYKTILRRLRKTEAQRNKEAKITYLLQEQDLRYLVDVVWGAQSALSAWSDMHDLVMVRWDCQWEWSPWNCILLTKGEAAAHIKMENIEKAYGVVFIRNVKHKHTVAKKYFSKIPVMAKYLQEVDLQSATHGNLLVTKPINTVAARILTTIPQAAGGKATQ; this is encoded by the exons ATGTCCGAAGAAGACGCAGAAACGTCGTGGCTCAACGGGATTGCTGatgaacaaaatgtgaaaaaagagGGGATAGGTCCTGAAGCAGAATTAGATGAATCTCAGGTTGAAAGCAACACCACTGAACACCCGCTTCCAGATGTACAAGATAGCGATACTGGAGTAAAGACTGAAACTGGCGAGCTGGTGGGGGAAACGGTGCACAAGTCAACTTTTTTGACATCAggtgaggaggacacagtggaggcGACAGCTCAAGCGGACCTTCCCGAGGACAGCAGTGAAGATGGAGCATCACCAAAGAAAACAACCTTTTCTAATGAAGTTGGGAACTCAACAGCCACTG TGAAGATCATGCTGATGCCGGAGGGACACATGATGACGATGGCCTTTGCAATTGGGCTGACCGTCAAGGAGTTGAAGTATCACTTCGCAACTGAGCTGAAAGTGCCATCAGAACTCATACAGATTTCTCAGAGCG GTAGGATGGTAGAGGACCATAGGACCCTGGTAGAGCTGGGAGTGCAGCCTCATGGCACCATCCAGTTGGAGATGACCTCGTCTGACCCTGAAAACCACCCCATCCGTCCTGTCAAGCCCCAGCAGGACTACAACATGCCTGACGTAATCACTGTCCGTGTCCAGACAG ACCCAGAGACAGAGACTTTCCAGGATGTGGTGGTGGAGATTGAGAGGGCCACCCATAGGAAGGCTTTCCTGGGAGGCTACAGACACAAGGCCACAGAGACCGAGTACCACCATGCAGCTGTACAGACCATAGCTAAGAGGAAACCTATTAGGGGGGTGGGAACCTTCAGCCGCGATACacag ACAGTGACGGTGAAGAGCCAGTCCCAACAGTGCACCAACAGCACATCCACCCAGATGACCAAGATCGGCTGCTACGTGTCCAACATGGAGGACAAGCTCATCTCCCCTGGCTCCTACATCACTGCCGCCCAGTACCATAGCAAGAGACTGAGAGCT GTGATCACTCTGCAGATGTACACGCGGCGCTGGCAGGCCAAGCGGATAACGGACCAGCTGAGGCAGGACAGGGAGCTGCGTCTGgcctggatggagagagaggggaggaggaagagggaggagaaagaggagcagaTCAAGGCTGAGTACCACAGAAGGATGAACCCCCAGTGCAGGGACGACTTTGCCCTGCTCTACAGTGCCCTGGAGA AGTGGAGGAAAGAGGAGGTAGAGCACATCGATGCCACTCTGGATGGTGCTGAGAGGAAGGCTGCTCTGTGTGCGCTACTGGAGCAGGAGAGCCAGCTCATTGCCTCCATCGGACGCCATCGCATCGCCGCCGGAGAGAGGAATTATGACAAGGCCGTACAGGCCTTCCTTGAGAAG TGTGCTGCCCCTAAGAGGTGGCGTGCATTCGATGGGAAGATGACCCAGGTGGACACCCAGTACACCATCAGAGCCAAGGAGCTGAGAGACCTGTACTCCAGCATCAACCTGCACTACCTCAACCAGGAGGAGAGGCTTGACGTGCTGCTCACACTCAAACACACCGTCAAG GAGCACGACTGCAAGCTGACCCAGAACATTGTGGAGTTGATTGACAGGGAGGCGGACCTCCTGATGAGGGGGGTAAAGGAGACCAATCTGGAGGGGCTGAGGAAGAGAATCTCCACCCTCTTCCTCCAATACATCAAAACCCCCACCTTTAACCCTGAGGTGGCCAAACTGCTCAAG GTCCCCCAGGACCCAGCCCAGTTGAGGAAGAACATCTACTTCTGCCGCGGCTGCAGCCGCTACCTGCTTTCCACTGACTTTGCACTTACGGCCAATGCTCGCCTGGTAGGCAAGTGTCGCAGTTGTTCGGAGCTGGACAACGAGGCTCGCCGCCGCGAGGACTTCTCCCACTACAAGACCATCCTCAGGAGGCTCCGCAAGACTGAGGCCCAGAGGAACAAAGAGGCGAAGATTACCTACctgctgcag GAGCAGGACCTGCggtacctggtagatgtagtgtgGGGGGCCCAGTCGGCCCTCAGTGCGTGGAGCGACATGCATGACTTGGTAATGGTGAGGTGGGATTGCCAGTGGGAGTGGAGTCCCTGGAACTGCATCCTGCTCACCAAGGGAGAAGCTGCTGCTCACATCAAAATGGAGAACATTGagaag GCCTATGGAGTGGTGTTCATTCGGAAtgttaaacacaaacacacagtggcaAAGAAATACTTCTCCAAGATCCCCGTCATGGCCAAATACCTCCAGGAAGTGGACTTGCAATCAGCCACCCACGGTAACCTGTTAGTCACCAAGCCCATCAACACGGTGGCAGCCAGGATCCTGACTACCATCCCACAAGCCGCTGGTGGCAAGGCCACGCAGTGA